A section of the Ciceribacter thiooxidans genome encodes:
- a CDS encoding U32 family peptidase encodes MTAIARRSELLMPAGSLERLKVAVLYGADAVYMGTPDMSLRTKSQLSLDDVKEGIRFAHEHGVRVYLTLNLFTHNKDVPKVAEYVEILKDVRPDGVIVADPGVFHYLRKHAPELKLHVSTQANVCSWLTVDAWKEQGAELVVLAREVTFSELTEIREKCPDVRLETFVHGAMCMTYSGRCLLSNFMAERGANQGNCANSCRWQYKVHLRLRDGTIKELEINEHNEGLFEFVLEEGARPGELMPIEEDSRGSYILNSKDMCLMPKLDDYLKLGVDSLKVEGRNKSPYYVATVARTYRRAIDDYYADPENWSPEPYMRELESVGSRGFTIAFHEGRLQNYAHNYENTKTFGTWEFAGIIQEVREDGFVVSVKNKLEAGDVLELIPPKATDETVFLRLYEFRHADAPDVALEAVNAGPQRPILVPFTAFDRETVEDLIAKFPPFTIIRKETPLTEEEWQRLRVDKVAQKIELGQTVYEGAYRNGVKKLQEAISEDVMEKRSKTSRKGVEGCCGRGCNGCLMFWNDPEYAKARELLAKKKHGEMLDRDMREVAPAAE; translated from the coding sequence ATGACAGCAATTGCCAGACGTTCCGAACTCCTGATGCCCGCCGGCTCGCTCGAGCGGTTGAAGGTCGCCGTGCTCTACGGAGCGGACGCCGTCTACATGGGCACGCCGGACATGTCGCTACGGACCAAGTCGCAGCTCTCGCTGGACGACGTGAAGGAGGGCATTCGCTTCGCCCATGAGCATGGCGTGCGCGTCTACCTGACGCTGAACCTCTTCACCCACAACAAGGATGTGCCGAAGGTCGCCGAGTACGTCGAGATCTTGAAGGATGTGCGGCCGGACGGCGTCATCGTCGCCGATCCCGGCGTCTTCCATTACCTGCGCAAGCACGCGCCGGAGCTGAAGCTGCATGTCTCGACGCAGGCCAATGTCTGTTCGTGGCTGACGGTCGATGCGTGGAAGGAGCAGGGCGCGGAGCTCGTCGTGCTTGCCCGCGAGGTGACGTTCTCCGAGCTCACCGAAATCCGGGAGAAGTGCCCCGACGTGCGGCTCGAAACCTTCGTCCACGGCGCCATGTGCATGACCTATTCCGGGCGATGCCTGCTTTCCAATTTCATGGCCGAGCGTGGCGCCAACCAGGGCAACTGCGCCAATTCCTGCCGCTGGCAGTACAAGGTGCATCTGCGCCTCCGCGACGGCACGATCAAGGAACTCGAAATCAACGAGCACAACGAGGGCCTCTTCGAATTCGTGCTGGAAGAGGGCGCTCGCCCCGGCGAGCTGATGCCGATCGAGGAGGATTCGCGCGGTTCCTATATCCTGAACTCCAAGGATATGTGCCTGATGCCGAAGCTCGATGACTATCTGAAGCTCGGCGTCGACAGCCTGAAGGTCGAGGGCCGCAACAAGTCGCCCTATTACGTCGCGACGGTGGCGCGCACCTATCGCCGCGCGATCGACGACTACTATGCCGATCCGGAGAACTGGTCGCCGGAACCCTATATGCGCGAACTGGAATCGGTCGGCAGCCGCGGCTTCACCATCGCCTTCCACGAGGGGCGACTGCAGAACTATGCGCACAATTATGAGAACACCAAGACCTTCGGCACCTGGGAGTTTGCCGGCATCATCCAGGAGGTCCGCGAGGACGGCTTCGTCGTCTCGGTGAAGAACAAGCTCGAAGCCGGCGACGTGCTGGAACTGATCCCGCCGAAGGCGACGGACGAGACTGTCTTCCTGCGGCTCTACGAGTTCCGCCATGCCGATGCGCCGGACGTGGCGCTCGAAGCCGTGAACGCCGGGCCGCAGCGGCCGATCCTCGTTCCGTTCACCGCCTTCGACCGCGAGACGGTCGAGGACCTGATCGCCAAGTTCCCGCCCTTCACCATCATCCGCAAGGAGACGCCGCTCACCGAGGAAGAATGGCAGCGGCTGCGCGTCGACAAGGTGGCGCAGAAGATCGAACTCGGCCAGACGGTCTATGAAGGCGCCTACCGCAACGGCGTGAAGAAGCTGCAGGAAGCGATTTCCGAAGACGTGATGGAAAAGCGCTCCAAGACCTCGCGCAAGGGCGTCGAAGGCTGCTGCGGACGCGGCTGCAACGGATGTCTGATGTTCTGGAACGACCCGGAATACGCCAAGGCGCGCGAACTTCTGGCAAAGAAGAAGCACGGCGAGATGCTCGATAGGGATATGCGCGAGGTGGCTCCGGCGGCGGAGTGA
- a CDS encoding GGDEF domain-containing protein: MLMDYLERWLTPNISLTDFNDRTIVLRYALHLSGRMALVAWGLIVLLHLLFHSLGLLPYSVWQGILIGTVMGIPLTITLGVLATIVVGRSITALADARLEYLRQSRTDMLSGLPNRRAFTEALASDERGVLLLLDIDRFKQVNDRYGHLAGDEVIVAVAREFAGLAGDHHLVARIGGEEFAVFFRDMTIEEAKRAADEARQAVETTVISAGGQRLNVTISGGLAMIAAGRDYAAAYSAADRALYLAKGSGRNRIVDEGELATLTTTNPPMTEPSAQAG, translated from the coding sequence ATGCTGATGGATTACCTGGAACGATGGCTGACACCAAACATCAGCCTGACGGATTTCAATGACCGCACCATCGTGCTGCGCTATGCGCTGCATCTCTCCGGCCGCATGGCCCTCGTCGCCTGGGGGTTGATCGTCCTCCTCCACCTTCTCTTCCACTCGCTCGGTCTGCTGCCGTATTCCGTCTGGCAAGGCATCCTCATCGGCACGGTGATGGGCATCCCGCTCACGATAACGCTCGGCGTACTGGCGACCATCGTCGTCGGACGTTCGATCACCGCGCTCGCAGATGCCCGGCTCGAATATCTCCGTCAGAGCCGCACCGACATGCTGTCCGGCCTTCCGAACCGGCGGGCGTTCACCGAGGCGCTCGCCAGCGACGAGCGCGGCGTCCTCCTGCTGCTCGACATCGACCGTTTCAAGCAAGTCAACGATCGCTACGGCCACCTGGCCGGTGACGAGGTCATCGTGGCCGTCGCCCGCGAGTTTGCCGGCCTCGCCGGAGATCACCACCTCGTCGCCCGCATCGGCGGCGAGGAGTTTGCGGTGTTCTTCCGCGACATGACGATAGAAGAGGCCAAACGGGCGGCCGACGAGGCGCGGCAGGCCGTCGAGACGACCGTCATTTCCGCAGGTGGTCAGAGGTTGAACGTCACCATCTCCGGCGGCCTTGCGATGATCGCGGCCGGACGCGACTACGCGGCCGCCTACTCTGCCGCCGACCGGGCGCTCTATCTTGCGAAGGGTTCGGGCCGCAACCGGATCGTCGACGAAGGCGAACTCGCCACGCTGACGACCACGAACCCGCCAATGACGGAGCCATCCGCGCAGGCGGGTTGA
- a CDS encoding DEAD/DEAH box helicase — protein MTDFDGIVPAIAEALRKRGYETLTPVQQAMLDPELEGRDALVSAQTGSGKTVAFGLALASTLLAGENRFGRAGAPLALAIAPTRELAMQVKRELEWLYEFTGATIASCVGGMDIRNERRALERGAHIVVGTPGRLRDHLTRGALDLSALRAVVLDEADEMLDLGFREDLEFILEASPDDRRTLMFSATVPRSIADLARSYQRDARRIATTSEQKQHVDIEYRALVVASPDRENAIINVLRYYEARNAIVFCSTRAAVNHLTARLHNRGFSVVALSGELSQNERTHALQAMRDGRARVCIATDVAARGIDLPGLELVIHADLPTNSETLLHRSGRTGRAGNKGISALIVPVNQRRKAERLLQGAQITPVWANPPSADEVLARDGERILADQAFADAVAEDEQATIADLLATHGAEKVAAAFLRTYRAGRSAPEDLIPVNLEASKQRREPDYANPSSAATKPRGDFGPSVWFSLSVGRRQNAEPRWLIPMLCRNGKITKNEIGAIKMQPEETFVEIAQDGLDTFLQAIGSGGALERGITVRQLPGTPDFSAPPKERAARPPREREEFAPRGEKRPYVRKTEEAGRRPRRDDLQSVDAEVWADAPARPKRQDDRPAQKPYAKKAKPEWSDRASDDRRSDRPKGDGKTFAGKKDFSGKKDFAGKPKGKFGGAGNGAPKKGKPAGNRG, from the coding sequence ATGACTGATTTTGACGGCATCGTTCCGGCGATCGCCGAGGCCTTGCGCAAGCGCGGCTACGAGACGCTCACCCCCGTGCAGCAGGCGATGCTCGATCCCGAGCTCGAGGGCCGTGACGCGCTGGTCTCCGCCCAGACCGGCTCCGGCAAGACCGTCGCCTTCGGGCTTGCGCTCGCCTCGACACTGCTTGCCGGCGAAAACCGCTTCGGCCGTGCCGGGGCACCGCTGGCGCTCGCCATCGCTCCGACGCGCGAACTCGCCATGCAGGTGAAGCGCGAGCTCGAATGGCTCTATGAATTCACCGGCGCCACGATCGCATCCTGCGTCGGCGGCATGGACATCCGCAACGAGCGCCGGGCGCTCGAACGCGGCGCCCATATCGTCGTCGGAACGCCCGGCCGCCTGCGCGACCACCTCACCCGCGGCGCGCTCGACCTCTCGGCGCTGCGTGCCGTCGTCCTCGACGAGGCAGACGAGATGCTGGATCTCGGCTTCCGCGAGGATCTCGAATTCATCCTCGAAGCCTCGCCGGACGACCGCCGCACGCTGATGTTCTCGGCGACCGTGCCCCGCTCGATCGCCGATCTCGCCCGCAGCTACCAGCGCGACGCCCGCCGGATCGCCACGACCTCCGAGCAGAAGCAGCATGTCGACATCGAGTACCGGGCGCTCGTCGTCGCCTCCCCCGACCGCGAGAACGCCATCATCAACGTGCTGCGCTATTACGAGGCGCGCAACGCGATCGTCTTCTGTTCGACCCGCGCGGCGGTGAACCACCTGACGGCGCGGCTCCACAATCGCGGCTTTTCCGTCGTCGCCCTTTCCGGTGAGTTGAGCCAGAACGAACGCACCCACGCGCTGCAGGCGATGCGCGACGGCCGCGCCCGCGTCTGTATCGCGACCGATGTCGCCGCCCGCGGTATCGACCTGCCGGGCCTCGAGCTCGTCATCCACGCCGACCTGCCGACCAATTCCGAGACGCTGTTGCACCGCTCCGGCCGCACCGGCCGCGCCGGCAACAAGGGCATCTCCGCGCTGATCGTGCCGGTCAACCAGCGCCGCAAGGCCGAGCGCCTGCTGCAGGGCGCGCAGATCACACCGGTTTGGGCAAACCCGCCGTCCGCCGACGAGGTTCTCGCCCGCGACGGCGAGCGCATTCTTGCCGATCAGGCCTTCGCCGACGCCGTGGCCGAGGACGAACAGGCGACGATCGCCGATCTTCTGGCGACCCACGGGGCGGAGAAGGTCGCCGCCGCCTTCCTCCGCACCTATCGTGCCGGCCGTTCCGCACCGGAAGATCTCATTCCCGTCAATCTCGAAGCGAGCAAGCAGCGCCGCGAGCCCGACTACGCCAATCCGTCAAGCGCCGCCACCAAGCCGCGTGGCGATTTCGGCCCGAGCGTCTGGTTCTCGCTCTCGGTCGGCCGGCGGCAGAACGCCGAGCCGCGCTGGCTGATCCCGATGCTCTGCCGCAACGGCAAGATCACCAAGAACGAGATCGGCGCCATCAAGATGCAGCCGGAAGAGACCTTCGTCGAAATCGCCCAGGACGGCCTCGACACCTTCCTGCAGGCGATCGGATCGGGCGGCGCACTGGAACGCGGGATTACGGTCAGGCAGCTTCCCGGCACGCCGGATTTCTCCGCGCCGCCGAAGGAAAGAGCAGCCCGTCCCCCGCGCGAACGGGAGGAATTCGCACCCCGTGGTGAGAAGCGCCCCTACGTCAGGAAGACCGAGGAAGCCGGTCGCCGGCCGCGCAGGGACGATCTTCAGTCGGTGGATGCCGAGGTCTGGGCCGATGCGCCGGCACGGCCGAAACGCCAGGACGACCGCCCCGCACAGAAGCCCTACGCCAAGAAGGCGAAACCCGAATGGTCTGACCGGGCCTCCGACGATCGCAGGAGCGATCGGCCGAAGGGTGACGGGAAGACCTTTGCCGGCAAGAAGGATTTTTCCGGCAAGAAGGACTTCGCAGGAAAGCCGAAAGGCAAGTTCGGCGGAGCCGGCAACGGCGCCCCGAAGAAGGGCAAGCCTGCGGGAAACCGGGGCTGA
- a CDS encoding GNAT family N-acetyltransferase: MPEIPPTNPINPAAAWPSGLVIRARTSADAEGIAAVQHLPGFRAGTLRLPYPKAGDVRKFIETEAPGSVSLVALMDNTIVGDIGLNRFTGRRAHAASIGMGVHDDYQRRGIGRALLGEIVAIADGWLNIARLELTVFIDNQAAIRLYESFGFRVEGTLRDYAYRAGGYVDAHTMARLRAEQAEKSA, translated from the coding sequence ATGCCTGAAATACCGCCCACGAATCCGATCAACCCGGCCGCTGCTTGGCCTTCTGGCCTGGTCATTCGCGCCCGCACCTCCGCGGATGCGGAAGGGATAGCCGCCGTGCAGCACTTGCCGGGCTTCCGCGCCGGTACTCTGCGCCTGCCCTATCCCAAAGCCGGGGATGTCCGAAAGTTCATAGAGACAGAGGCGCCGGGCAGCGTTTCGCTCGTGGCGCTCATGGACAACACCATCGTCGGCGATATCGGCCTCAACCGTTTTACGGGTCGTCGCGCCCACGCGGCCAGCATCGGCATGGGTGTGCACGACGACTATCAGAGACGAGGCATCGGACGCGCGCTCCTCGGTGAGATCGTCGCCATTGCCGACGGTTGGCTGAACATCGCACGTCTGGAACTGACGGTCTTCATCGACAATCAGGCCGCCATTCGGCTCTATGAAAGCTTCGGCTTTCGCGTAGAGGGAACATTGAGGGATTATGCCTACCGTGCCGGTGGCTATGTCGATGCACATACCATGGCGCGTCTTCGTGCCGAACAGGCGGAGAAGAGCGCGTGA
- a CDS encoding 3'-5' exonuclease, with translation MSSTLQPSSKTIAIDFETASEARASACSIGLAFIEDGAVVRVEERLIRPPGMRFSSFNIAIHGIRPEDVAGQPEFPDVMAEFFEDFHGAAMIAHNASFDFSVLRASLDFYGLAYPELSYYCSVKLAQRHWPDLPSHRLNSLADHLGLSFEHHNAAEDARVCALATLAMAEEVGVRGVDELAARTGVNPGRLHRGGYEACSFAKRARKTPVLQG, from the coding sequence ATGTCGTCCACATTGCAGCCTTCGAGCAAGACTATCGCCATCGACTTCGAGACCGCGAGTGAAGCACGCGCCAGCGCCTGTTCGATCGGGCTTGCCTTCATCGAGGACGGTGCCGTCGTGCGGGTCGAGGAGCGGCTGATCCGCCCGCCGGGCATGCGCTTTTCGTCGTTCAACATCGCGATCCACGGCATCCGTCCGGAAGACGTGGCCGGTCAGCCGGAATTCCCCGATGTGATGGCGGAGTTCTTCGAGGACTTCCACGGCGCGGCGATGATCGCGCACAACGCGTCCTTCGACTTTTCTGTGCTGCGGGCGAGCCTCGATTTCTACGGGCTCGCCTATCCGGAACTCTCCTACTACTGCAGCGTCAAGCTCGCGCAGCGCCACTGGCCGGACCTGCCATCGCATCGGTTGAACAGCCTCGCCGATCATCTCGGGCTTTCCTTCGAGCATCACAATGCCGCCGAGGACGCACGCGTCTGCGCGCTTGCGACGCTGGCCATGGCCGAGGAAGTGGGGGTGCGCGGGGTCGACGAACTGGCCGCGCGCACCGGCGTCAATCCCGGCCGCCTGCACCGGGGTGGTTACGAGGCCTGTTCCTTTGCCAAGCGAGCGCGGAAGACGCCTGTCCTTCAGGGGTAG
- a CDS encoding CreA family protein: MPFRKPIFAAALVLAGSIPAAAEVVGKVGVDWVGNDIVIEAVTDPQVKGVTCHVTYFDRSIIDRLSKGNWFEDPSNNSIACRQTGPIEIGDIDLSEEGEEVFREGMSLIWKKLVVNRIYDKANDTLIYLVHSRQVVEGSAKMAISTVPLFDQPVTWTNGKPR; the protein is encoded by the coding sequence ATGCCCTTCCGCAAGCCGATTTTCGCCGCAGCACTCGTTCTCGCGGGCAGCATTCCCGCCGCCGCCGAGGTGGTCGGCAAGGTGGGGGTGGACTGGGTCGGCAACGATATCGTCATCGAGGCCGTCACCGATCCGCAGGTCAAGGGCGTCACCTGCCACGTGACCTATTTCGACCGGTCGATCATCGACCGACTCTCCAAGGGCAACTGGTTCGAGGACCCGTCGAACAATTCCATCGCATGCCGGCAGACCGGTCCGATCGAGATCGGTGACATCGATCTTTCTGAAGAGGGCGAGGAAGTGTTCCGCGAGGGGATGTCGCTCATCTGGAAGAAGCTCGTCGTCAACCGCATCTACGACAAGGCGAACGACACGCTCATCTATCTCGTGCATTCGCGCCAGGTGGTGGAAGGGTCCGCGAAAATGGCGATCTCGACCGTTCCGCTGTTCGACCAGCCGGTGACCTGGACGAACGGCAAGCCACGGTGA
- a CDS encoding chemotaxis protein CheW encodes MTNAIKQSGAYLEIVSFHLGDQEFCIDIMAIREIRGWAPVTPMPHTPPYVLGLINLRGAVIPVIDMACRLGMKMTEPSERAAIIVTDIAGKLVGLLVEQVSDMMTIRAEDLQPAPEIIPEAQRAFCRGIVALEKSMVCFLNLDTVIADELAQAA; translated from the coding sequence ATGACGAACGCAATCAAGCAGTCAGGCGCCTATCTGGAAATCGTATCCTTTCACCTGGGCGACCAGGAATTCTGCATCGACATCATGGCGATCCGCGAAATCCGTGGCTGGGCGCCGGTGACACCGATGCCGCACACGCCGCCTTACGTCCTCGGCCTTATCAACCTGCGCGGCGCCGTCATTCCGGTCATCGACATGGCCTGCCGTCTCGGCATGAAGATGACGGAACCCTCCGAGCGCGCAGCGATCATCGTCACCGACATCGCCGGCAAGCTCGTCGGCCTGCTCGTCGAACAGGTTTCCGACATGATGACGATCCGCGCCGAAGACCTGCAGCCGGCGCCGGAAATCATCCCGGAAGCCCAGCGCGCCTTCTGCCGCGGCATCGTCGCGCTCGAAAAGTCGATGGTCTGCTTCCTGAACCTCGACACCGTCATCGCCGACGAACTCGCGCAGGCCGCCTGA